ATTGAGTTGATGAGAAGGAATGAGCGTGCCATGCATAGTCACCTGTAGGAAGAAGAGATGCTGAGTGATGTCCTGAACCAACTCCTCCTCTGCGTTCTCAGGGTAAAACTTGGCCAGGAAATTAAMGGTGATTGGTTCCTCCTTGGACACATCGTGGTCCAAAACCTGCAACAGAGACCAAAACAACATGGACAACTCAATTAGTCAGACAGTTTCTTGCCAGGCTCCTGACATCCCTAGACGATGTATGGCTGGTGAAGAAGACTACATCTCGATTCAACTCACAGTGTTCACAAACAATGTAAGGGACACTGAGTACCAACCAGCACATCAATCTACTTCAGCAAGTCCGTCTGTTGCTAAGATTTACCTTCTTGTCCATCTTGATCCAGGCTACAGTGTCTTTGACATCATACTGGAACCCGAAGAACCACGTCTCTCTCAGTCCCAGAGCCCGGCACACCAGATCAAAAAGATCTTTTCCCTTCCATTTGACCTGAAAAACAGGATAGCAGCATGAATTGATATTAGGATAAATATGGGAATAGTCTCATGATGTGGGTGGAGTGAATGATTGACAGAGCAAAGAGCATTTGCAGAGGGCAGTATGAAATAAAGCAGAGGGTAAGATAAGTCATAATAGTCATGATGAGAGTCATGAGAGGCGACAAATGCCTTTGCTCAGGCTGGACATAGACAGTCCATCTTTCATAAGCAGGGAGCGGCTAAAAGTATTTCTATAACCATTCAGCTCAAAGCTCAGAGAGGCATATCAGATACACATTCATTCTCAATTAAAAAGCTTTAATCTCAGATTGTTTAACTTTAAAATGCACCAATAGAACTTTAACAGTACGACAATTCAGgctgagcaagagagaaagaaaagtgcCTAGGATATCAGCTCAATATGAGAAAGAAATTAAGGACAACTGAAGTACAGTCAAGGTCAATTTAATAATGTACTTCAAAGACTCTGCACCTAAAAATGCAAACACTCAATAATTACTATTTATCAAGCATATAATTTATAAAATTATCATCCAGGCACAGACAGTAATCTGAGCAAACCTGCAATTGATGTTCTGCAGGTCTGTGTTATTTCCAATTTCCAACAGTGGTAGCGTTCAGGCTCCCTCACTTGTTAAGTACTGATGGCCTTTCCAAGTTATTATTATGATGCATTCTTTACATAGACTAAGGCCCAAGGCAATGTTAAATTGACTGTTATGTTAGTCAATTGCACTACAGTGGCTGAAAGGCAAAGGACTAAAAGTAATCTAGGCCTATTCTATACATCTGCATAGGTATTATCCTAAAGCCTATAATTTCTTCTTTGGTTGGATTCGAGAACAACATCTACATTTCATTACCATCTTTTGGTTAATGAATTGTATTGAAGTGATCTTAAAAAGAGCAACACAGAGGTAATCTATCTGCATACTGTTGTTTCCTCTTGAGCCTAATATGAAGAAAATATCTTGCAGATTTTACACTGTATTCACAGTGTAAAATGCATTACTAAGTTATTACTAGCATTACTAAGTTATTACTATTACACAGGTAGTTTTAAATGATGTAGTTACTGTagcccagtgtttcccaactccagtcctcgagtacccaCAACAGCACACATTTGTGTTGTAGCCCaagacaaactcacctgattcaactcaatGAGGGCTTGATTATTAGtttacaagttgaatcaggtgcgcTTGTCCAGAATTGAGAAACAATGCTGTAGCCTATAGGGTCAAAGTAAAACAGAAGTGTCAGCTGTGTTTGAATAAGAAACAGATTAAACTGACTGACACCTGTAGattctgtctgtgtcccaaatggcaccctatttcttatgTAGTGTGCTACTGTTGATCAGGACCCATCTGATCAAAAAGAATGCACTGCataaggaatagagtgccattgggACACAGTCTGCGGGATAGCCAAGAAGGTCAGGGTGATGTCATAGGTGTCATGCTGTTGAGTGAATAGAAGAAAAWaatatgtatttaacctttatttaactaggcMAGTCAGTTAGGAACAKattcttatttacaatgacggcctacaccggccaaacccagacgacactgggccaattgtgcactgccctatactcccaatcacgtccggttgtgatacagccttgattcgaaccagggtgtctgtagtgatgcctcaaacaCGGAGACGTAGTGCCTTAGACCYCTGCTCCACTTGGGAGCCCCCAAGCAAGAGCTGGACAACGACATTATTCATGTTCGTAGCAACTAGGCTACAagctacacattgacacatacaGAAAGGGAGCACACACCTCACAACTGAATTCCATGTCTGCATCCATTGTGGTGATCCTGACATTGAAGTTCTTGGCTTGTTTTCTTCTCAATGAGTTGAGTCCCATTTTAGCTGCTAAGGCACTTGCCATGTTGACAAACCCACAATTTATTTAGCTAGACTATAACGTTAGTTATAGCTAGTGTATAGGTATAATGTGACGACGTCAACAGGTGCACACAATGTCGTCATAACAAGAATATCATGTGCTTTCCCATTCGTAGTGTTTTTAGAGACTATTTATATAATTTACATACTTTATCTTCTTCAGTGTAATCACAGTTCTGCGCGTGGGGAACCTTAAGGTTGCGCCAAAACATTCGCAAGCTAATTTAGCTTTTTAGCTATAACTTCATCTACAACTTCAGCAATTTACTGTACCCAGATTTGTAAATCTAGATTGGTAAAATATATTTACTATGGCATTATCCAACACATTTTACTTCCCGTTGTGCTATTTGGATAGCTAATTGGCTTGATATAGCTAGCTAGATCGCCTAGCTAACTTTCGGATGGGGAGCTTCACCTGTTTTGTAAACATACCCACGCGCTAACTCATACATTCGGTTGTTTCATACTCGGAAAACGGGTTCCCCGTTGAAACAGTAATTCCGTCCAAAAGTAAAGTATCCTCGCACTAATGGAAAGGTGATATATGTCTTCTGAAAccttttatttacaataacaaaaataatCAGAACTCCATTAGCATACTATGCTAGCAGCTAACTAACTTCCTCATTCATTGAGAGGGCGGTCCTAACACATCTAGCTGAAATCAGAGATAGAAGAGGAAACGAGACACCCCACtcacaatagttttttttttttgggagggggggggtcaatgtaaatcaaggaactaagtagaccagacccagctgctattgcgTTGGTGTCTACGGGAGATACACCCAGTTAAGTAGACCGGAACTTACAATTTTTTTCAATGGTTAATGACCTGAGTGACCAATCTTCATTTACCCACCATCTTTACTGTAATGTGAATATTCTTCTTTGGGTTGTAACTTGTGCATCCAGCGCCATCCTCTGGTCATAAAATACCAACAGATGAGAATGACATTGATCACGCTGGTATTTTGAGTGGCCAACAGTGGGCAATATATGGGCAGTAACAGAGTCATGGGTTCACTTCAGTCAgtttgcaaaacattttattaGTAGTACGGTAAAGACAAAAGCACTTAACCCGAAATGTTGAATGTACAGTACACTGGACCCAATTCTACATGAAGTGGAGATGTATCTGTCTTAAAAATTGAATTTCTACATGCAACGTTATGTTATGCCAATGAATATGCTGAATAAATGAGTTAATAAAAGCGAAAACATAAATGTTTATGTACATGACAATGTTTCTCCCAATCAGACTGTCTGCTCTCACGGGGAATGATCGTTCATTTTCAAGCCTCTGCTTACTCTTCCTATCTTTCCTCTGCTTACTCTTCctgtcttcgtgtgtgtgtgtgtgtgtgtgtttcctggtaATTGTATCTGGAGAGTGATGAGGATTACCGATGCTGAAAGCTTCAGACTCTTCACAAGTAATAATGTGCTCAACaactcacataataagttgcatggactcactgtgtgcaataatagtgtaacatgatttttgaataactacctcatctctgtaccccatacatacaattatctataaagTCCCTCAATTCGAGCAttacatttcaaacacatattcaaccacaaagaccggggcgcacctattggtagattggtaaagacactttggatggtctatcaatacaaagatacaggcatccttcctcactcagttgccggagaggaaggaaaccactcagggatttcaccatgaggccaattgtgactttaaaacagttacagagtttaaaggRTGTGATAMGAGAAatctgaggatagatcaacaacattgcagttactccacaatactaaccaaattgacagagtgaaaagaaggaagtttgtacagaataaaatactcaaaaacatgtatcctgtttgcaacaaggcactaaagtaatactgcaaaacatttggcaaagcaattcactttttgtcctgaaaacaaagtgttatatttggggcaaatccaatacaacacattactgagtaccactctccatattttcaagcatagtagtggctgggtagtttttcaaaataagaaataaacagaatggagcccAGGCAAACTCATAGAGGAAAagctggttcaatctgctttccaacagacactaggagattaattcacctttcagcaggacaaatctacactggagttgattaccaagaagacagtgaatgttcctgagtcgccaagttacagtttaaacgtaaatctgcttgaaaatctatggcaatccttgaaaatggttgtctagcaatgatcaacaaccaatttgacagagcttgaagaattttgaaaggaataatgggcaaatattgtacaatccaggtgtgcaatctTAGAgccttatccagaaagactca
This portion of the Salvelinus sp. IW2-2015 linkage group LG15, ASM291031v2, whole genome shotgun sequence genome encodes:
- the LOC111973647 gene encoding merlin-like isoform X3; the encoded protein is MASALAAKMGLNSLRRKQAKNFNVRITTMDADMEFSCEVKWKGKDLFDLVCRALGLRETWFFGFQYDVKDTVAWIKMDKKVLDHDVSKEEPITXNFLAKFYPENAEEELVQDITQHLFFLQVKNKILEEEIYCPPEASVLLASYAVQAKVCITNSVFSSYNQ
- the LOC111973647 gene encoding merlin-like isoform X6, whose protein sequence is MASALAAKMGLNSLRRKQAKNFNVRITTMDADMEFSCEVKWKGKDLFDLVCRALGLRETWFFGFQYDVKDTVAWIKMDKKVLDHDVSKEEPITXNFLAKFYPENAEEELVQDITQHLFFLQIRCSPWKCRCPLQEGCSRELDRPSLPV
- the LOC111973647 gene encoding merlin-like isoform X2, producing MASALAAKMGLNSLRRKQAKNFNVRITTMDADMEFSCEVKWKGKDLFDLVCRALGLRETWFFGFQYDVKDTVAWIKMDKKVLDHDVSKEEPITXNFLAKFYPENAEEELVQDITQHLFFLQFSMFWWDGVLVAPPNLGGAHGRNERSDGNPVAPGTGTHAGGPNEGVQQRGTAKGLSARRQSVGVGPHLRIYVFGPMEWAIRSH